In the Syngnathus scovelli strain Florida chromosome 8, RoL_Ssco_1.2, whole genome shotgun sequence genome, one interval contains:
- the gjc4b gene encoding gap junction gamma-1 protein: protein MSWSFLTRLLDEISNHSTFVGKIWMTLLIVFRIVLTAVGGESIYYDEQSKFVCNTQQPGCENVCYDAFAPLSHIRFWVFQVIMITTPTIMYLGFAMHKIARMEDVDYRPRARKRMPIVSRGANRDYEEAEDNGEEDPMILEEIEPEKDKEVEEKPSKKHDGRRRIKRDGLMKVYIFQLLSRAIFEVSFLLGQYVLYGLEVAPSYVCTRSPCPHTVDCYVSRPTEKTIFLLIMYAVSALCLLFTVLEILHLGISGVRDCFCAPRGAARPPTPRHSAPASQRSSISRQPSAPPGYHAALKKDPSGKPGFRDNLADSGRESFGDEASSRELERLRRHLKLAQQHLDLAYHSEELSPSRSSSPESNGTAAEQNRLNFAQEKQTAAGDKGLRA, encoded by the exons ATGAGCTGGAGTTTCCTGACGCGCCTCTTGGACGAGATCTCCAACCACTCCACGTTCGTGGGCAAGATCTGGATGACGCTGCTGATCGTCTTCCGCATCGTGCTGACGGCGGTGGGCGGCGAGTCCATCTACTACGACGAGCAGAGCAAATTTGTGTGCAACACGCAGCAGCCCGGTTGCGAGAACGTGTGCTACGATGCTTTTGCGCCGCTCTCGCACATCCGCTTCTGGGTCTTCCAGGTGATTATGATCACCACGCCCACCATCATGTACCTGGGCTTCGCCATGCACAAGATCGCCCGCATGGAGGACGTCGACTACCGGCCGCGGGCCCGCAAGCGCATGCCCATCGTCAGCCGCGGCGCCAACCGCGACTACGAGGAGGCCGAGGACAACGGCGAGGAGGACCCCATGATCCTGGAGGAGATTGAGCCGGAGAAGGACAAGGAAGTGGAGGAGAAGCCCAGCAAGAAACACGACGGGCGGCGGCGCATCAAGCGCGACGGCCTGATGAAGGTGTACATCTTCCAGCTGCTGTCGCGCGCCATCTTCGAGGTGTCCTTCCTGCTGGGCCAGTACGTGCTCTACGGCCTGGAGGTGGCTCCGTCCTACGTGTGCACCCGCTCGCCCTGCCCGCACACGGTGGACTGTTACGTGTCGCGCCCCACCGAGAAAACCATCTTCCTGCTCATCATGTACGCCGTCAGCGCCTTGTGCCTGCTCTTCACCGTGCTGGAAATCCTTCACCTGGGCATCAGCGGCGTCCGCGATTGCTTCTGCGCCCCGCGGGGAGCCGCGCGCCCGCCCACCCCCCGACACTCGGCGCCGGCCAGCCAGAGGTCCTCcatctcccggcagccgtcggcGCCTCCGGGCTACCACGCGGCGCTCAAGAAGGACCCGTCGGGCAAGCCGGGCTTCCGGGACAACCTGGCCGACTCGGGCCGCGAGTCCTTTGGCGACGAGGCCTCCTCGCGTGAGCTGGAGAGGCTCCGCAGGCACCTGAAGCTGGCCCAGCAGCATCTGGACCTGGCCTACCACAGCGAGGAGCTCAGCCCGTCCCGCAGCAGCAGCCCCGAGTCCAACGGGACGGCGGCCGAGCAGAACCGACTCAACTTTGCCCAGGAGAAGCAGACCGCCGCGGGCGACAAag GTCTGCGTGCGTAG
- the esyt3 gene encoding extended synaptotagmin-3: protein MASSSVPTPDSGASWPPGSSELGALHPMAPPSLEEVDASSEKLTSSGVNRILTEFFMYFLRGAVLLYPVYLTGYLGLSVSWLLLCMLMVTWWKKNRQWKASRIGGAIDFVDNETQVVSTELKNSLQMASWIQFTDVEKVEWVNKVVEQAWPFFGMFMEKLLRENIQAAIQQSSSELKTFTFTKIHFGHIPLRIVGIKAYTDEVDHREVVLDMTINYEGDVDIDAELKSAITAGVKGLKLRGMIRVILEPLIEQAPLVGGVTFFFIQRPTLEINWTGMTNILDSPAFSSLSEGTIMDIIASLMVLPNRMCFPLIDQVKVDQMRFPLPRGVVRVHLLEARDLVAKDTYMLGMVKGKSDPYAVLRVGDRKVKSKTVKENLHPRWAEVYEFVVHEAPGQELEVDIFDEDRDKDDFIGRYRLDLGEVKKEKEMDQWFPLDGVPSGEVHLKLCWLSLQSDTTLMKESSEGYACAMLAVYLDNASDLPKDRSEIEQHQKKKHGREGRLTRKSAGPSSFTEISIDDNVQKSKVVFSNKNPVWEEGFTFFVHDVRTQQLIVQVKEHEKKTQLGILRLPLARFVNISSMMLDQRFQLEQSGANSQIKLKATLRVLKVEQPEPKPQMAASNAGASSLSALSTSTSLASQASSAAFPPEDYSTHRRASYLASEALRPSPATLSTRRYDSHSLLSENALAASRFDLADGASYPEVLRKHRGSLGEISLTVRYATLRKKLVIMVNGCRDIFPCSENGTDSYVRLYLLPDQTWRHRKRTHVKKRTVNPVFDEKFEFDVSLEEALTRTLDVAVKNNKMFHMRERKDIGMALINLAQLDLVKGVKDWYKLSLQGPKSRSNSTNDASGSSSFSK, encoded by the exons ATGGCGTCCTCTTCGGTTCCGACGCCCGACAGCGGAGCTTCGTGGCCTCCCGGGAGCTCGGAGCTCGGCGCGCTGCACCCGATGGCTCCCCCGAGCCTCGAGGAAGTCGACGCTAGCTCGGAGAAACTCACCTCGTCCGGCGTCAACCGCATCCTGACCGAATTCTTCATGTACTTCCTCCGCGGCGCGGTGCTCTTGTACCCGGTCTACCTGACGGGCTACCTGGGCCTGAGCGTCAGCTGGCTGCTGCTGTGCATGCTCATGGTCACCTGGTGGAAGAAGAACCGCCAGTGGAAGGCATCTCGCATCGGGGGCGCCATCGACTTTGTGGACAACGAGACGCAGGTGGTGAGCACGGAGCTGAAGAACTCCCTGCAGATGGCATCGTGG ATCCAATTCACCGACGTGGAGAAAGTGGAGTGGGTTAACAAG GTGGTGGAGCAGGCTTGGCCTTTCTTCGGGATGTTCATGGAGAAGCTCCTGCGGGAAAACATCCAGGCGGCCATCCAGCAGTCCAGCTCTGAGCTCAAGACCTTCACCTTCACCAAGATCCACTTTGGACACATT CCGCTCCGCATCGTTGGAATCAAAGCGTACACGGACGAGGTGGATCACCGGGAGGTGGTTCTGGACATGACTATCAA TTACGAAGGCGACGTGGACATCGACGCCGAGCTCAAGTCGGCCATCACGGCGGGCGTCAAAGGACTCAAA CTGCGGGGGATGATCAGGGTGATTCTGGAGCCGCTCATCGAACAAGCACCGCTCGTGGGAGGAGTCACCTTCTTTTTCATCCAACGGCCG ACCCTGGAAATCAACTGGACGGGCATGACCAACATTTTGGACAGCCCCGCCTTCAG CTCCTTGTCCGAGGGGACCATCATGGACATCATCGCCTCCCTCATGGTGCTGCCCAACCGCATGTGCTTTCCGCTCATTGACCAAGTCAAAGTGGACCAGATGCGCTTCCCGCTGCCTCGC GGTGTGGTGAGAGTCCACTTGCTGGAGGCCAGGGACCTGGTGGCCAAGGACACGTATATGCTGGGCATGGTCAAGGGCAAGTCGGACCCGTACGCCGTCCTCCGTGTCGGCGACCGCAAGGTTAAGAGCAAGACCGTCAAGGAGAATCTGCACCCCAGATGGGCGGAGGTCTACGAG TTTGTGGTCCACGAGGCACCGGGACAAGAGCTGGAAGTGGACATTTTTGATGAAGATAGAGACAAAGACGACTTCATCGGAAG GTATCGCCTGGATCTGGGAGAAGTGAAGAAGGAGAAAGAAATGGATCAG TGGTTTCCTCTGGACGGGGTCCCGAGTGGAGAAGTTCATCTGAAGCTTTGTTGGCTTTCACTCCAAAGTGACACCACTCTGATGAAGGAG TCTTCCGAAGGCTACGCCTGTGCCATGCTGGCCGTGTATCTGGACAACGCCTCCGACCTTCCC AAAGACCGCAGTGAGATCGAGCAGCACCAAAAAAAGAAGCATGGGCGAGAAGGTCGG CTCACAAGGAAGTCTGCAGGTCCGAGCTCCTTTACGGAAATTTCCATCGATGACAACGTTCAGAAAAGCAAG GTTGTGTTTTCCAATAAAAACCCCGTATGGGAGGAGGGCTTCACTTTCTTTGTCCACGACGTCAGAACGCAGCAGCTCATTGTTCAG GTGAAAGAGCACGAGAAGAAGACGCAACTGGGCATTCTCCGCCTGCCCCTCGCCCGCTTTGTCAACATCTCCAGCATGATGCTGGACCAGCGCTTCCAGCTGGAGCAGTCCGGTGCCAACAGCCAGATCAAACTCAAGGCCACGCTCAGG GTTCTTAAGGTGGAGCAGCCAGAACCCAAACCACAAATGGCGGCGAGCAACGCCGGCGCGTCCTCCCTCAGCGCGCTTTCTACCAGCACCAGTCTCGCCAGTCAGGCCTCGTCGGCCGCCTTCCCCCCGGAGGACTACTCCACCCACCGGCGGGCCTCCTATCTGGCTTCGGAGGCCTTGAGGCCGTCCCCGGCCACCCTGAGCACGCGGCGTTACGACTCGCACAGCCTCTTGTCCGAGAACGCTCTGGCGGCGTCGCGCTTCGATCTGGCGGACGGAGCCTCCTATCCCGA GGTCCTCCGCAAACATCGCGGCTCCTTGGGAGAGATCAGCCTGACCGTGCGCTACGCCACCTTGAGGAAAAAACTGGTCATCATGGTCAACGGCTGCAG AGACATCTTCCCCTGCAGCGAAAACGGAACGGACTCTTACGTGCGGCTGTACCTGCTCCCGGACCAGACCTGGAGGCACCGCAAGCGGACCCACGTCAAGAAGAGGACCGTCAATCCCGTCTTTGATGAGAA ATTTGAGTTTGATGTGAGCCTGGAAGAGGCCCTCACGCGCACCTTGGATGTGGCGGTGAAAAACAACAAGATGTTCCACATGCGGGAAAGGAAGGACATTGGGATG GCGCTGATCAATCTTGCCCAGCTGGATCTTGTCAAGGGTGTCAAAGACTG GTACAAGCTCTCGTTACAAGGCCCGAAGAGTCGAAGCAACAGCACAAACGATGCTTCCGGATCGAGCTCATTTTCTAAGTGA